In Dyadobacter sp. NIV53, a single window of DNA contains:
- the galU gene encoding UTP--glucose-1-phosphate uridylyltransferase GalU encodes MIRKAVIPAAGLGTRFLPATKSMPKEMLPIIDIPTIQYVVQEAVDSGIEDILIISGKGKRAIEDHFDRNVELESRLEEKEDLMWFNEMRRLADMANVHFVRQKEANGLGDAIYYARHHVGNEPFAVLLGDTIMDSVIPVTQQLMDAYEQYGGSIIAVEEVPANKVNRYGIVGGTTLSDTIMELTTLIEKPAIDLAPSNLAIAGRYILTPEIFRTIEQTPKGKNNEIQLTDAMLLLLKRENIFSHRIEGKRHDIGDKLDYLKTTVEFALKRKEFAEPFRKFLIELLAAN; translated from the coding sequence ATGATTCGTAAAGCTGTTATACCTGCTGCCGGACTTGGAACCCGATTTCTGCCAGCGACCAAATCAATGCCAAAGGAAATGCTGCCGATTATAGACATTCCCACTATTCAATATGTAGTACAGGAAGCAGTGGACTCCGGTATTGAAGATATATTAATTATTTCAGGAAAAGGAAAACGCGCCATTGAGGATCATTTTGACCGTAATGTAGAACTGGAAAGCCGCCTGGAAGAAAAGGAGGATCTGATGTGGTTCAATGAAATGCGTAGACTGGCAGATATGGCCAATGTTCATTTTGTTCGCCAGAAAGAAGCTAATGGATTAGGTGATGCAATTTATTATGCGCGACATCATGTTGGCAATGAACCATTTGCAGTATTGCTGGGCGACACTATTATGGATTCTGTGATTCCGGTTACGCAACAGTTGATGGATGCCTACGAACAATATGGCGGTTCTATTATTGCAGTTGAAGAAGTACCTGCCAATAAAGTAAACCGCTATGGAATTGTAGGTGGGACTACATTAAGCGATACAATTATGGAGCTGACAACGCTTATTGAAAAACCAGCAATTGATCTGGCACCTTCCAACTTAGCCATAGCAGGTCGTTATATTTTGACCCCGGAAATTTTCAGGACCATTGAACAAACGCCAAAAGGAAAAAACAATGAGATCCAGCTTACTGATGCAATGCTTCTCTTACTAAAACGTGAAAATATTTTTTCACACCGCATTGAAGGAAAACGTCATGACATTGGTGATAAACTGGATTATCTTAAAACAACAGTTGAATTTGCATTGAAAAGGAAGGAATTTGCAGAACCATTTAGAAAATTCCTTATAGAACTTCTGGCGGCTAATTAA
- a CDS encoding SDR family NAD(P)-dependent oxidoreductase: protein MQENIIITGASGNLGKDVVQKLSGLGYRLFVTTGSHSTDIFNEFPDVYAQIVDLTDKDAASVFIADTIKYTGSVQAGIFLVGGYAPGKIAETDAADIEKMIQLNFFTAFHLVKPLMAQFKLQGGGQFVFIGARPALVAKQGAGNFAYALSKSMLFQMAEMINAEGESQNITATVIVPSTIDTPANRNEMPEADFTTWIPTTDIAEGIAFVLSKTGKKMRQTVIKLYNQA, encoded by the coding sequence ATGCAGGAAAACATCATTATCACCGGTGCATCAGGAAATCTGGGAAAAGATGTTGTACAAAAACTTTCAGGTCTTGGCTACCGTTTGTTTGTAACAACCGGTTCTCACAGCACTGATATTTTCAATGAATTTCCTGATGTATATGCCCAAATTGTTGATTTAACGGATAAAGATGCTGCTTCGGTTTTCATAGCTGATACAATAAAATATACCGGTTCTGTTCAGGCCGGTATATTTTTAGTAGGAGGTTATGCACCAGGAAAGATTGCAGAAACTGATGCAGCGGATATTGAAAAGATGATTCAGCTTAATTTTTTCACTGCTTTTCACCTGGTAAAACCACTCATGGCACAATTTAAATTACAAGGCGGAGGCCAGTTTGTGTTTATTGGCGCAAGGCCGGCTTTAGTTGCCAAACAAGGTGCAGGAAATTTCGCTTATGCCTTATCAAAATCGATGCTATTTCAAATGGCAGAAATGATCAATGCTGAGGGTGAATCACAAAATATTACAGCGACGGTAATTGTGCCCAGCACCATAGATACGCCTGCAAACCGGAATGAAATGCCGGAAGCTGATTTTACTACATGGATTCCGACAACAGATATTGCAGAAGGAATTGCTTTTGTATTAAGCAAAACAGGTAAAAAAATGAGGCAAACCGTAATTAAACTTTATAATCAGGCTTGA
- a CDS encoding hemolysin family protein encodes MITQVIITLVLVFLNGFFVAAEFAIVKIRASQLEQKAQDGNAMAILSKKIVGNLDGYLAATQFGITLASLGLGWIGEPVVSKILISGMELVGISLEPELAHQIALPAAFAIITVLHIVFGELAPKSIAIQRPEATTLFLSYPLHGFYLVFKPVVWLLNGIATFILKGVGITPTHGSEVHSSDELRYLVHQQKESGMIEAADYDLIKNAFNFSERLVKQVMIPRPQVIGIDINDFNETKLEKIIEEGYSRIPVYEDTLDQIVGVLHLKDLLLQMRKGNEIVLQELIRPISTVHESKPIGALLRDFQVNRQQMAVIIDEYGGVDGIITMEDILEELVGEIQDEYDNEVPIVKDEHDNTYTVLGSASITDVNDKLPHDISTEGDYETLAGYLIWKFGRIPAVGEKLKTKHYEFIVLKKQRSTITQVKIISLDNKEVV; translated from the coding sequence ATGATAACCCAGGTTATAATTACATTAGTACTTGTCTTTCTTAACGGTTTTTTTGTTGCTGCCGAATTTGCCATTGTAAAGATCAGAGCGTCACAGCTCGAACAAAAAGCACAGGACGGCAATGCAATGGCTATTTTATCAAAAAAAATTGTAGGGAACCTGGATGGATATCTTGCTGCTACCCAGTTTGGGATTACATTGGCTAGTTTGGGTTTGGGTTGGATAGGGGAGCCGGTTGTTTCCAAAATCCTGATAAGCGGAATGGAATTGGTAGGTATTAGCCTTGAACCCGAACTTGCGCATCAGATTGCTTTACCGGCTGCATTTGCTATTATTACTGTACTTCACATTGTTTTTGGTGAGCTTGCTCCAAAGTCAATAGCAATCCAGCGTCCTGAGGCCACAACTTTATTTTTATCATATCCTTTACATGGCTTTTACCTGGTTTTCAAGCCGGTTGTATGGTTGTTGAATGGTATTGCAACTTTCATTTTAAAAGGTGTTGGCATCACACCCACACATGGAAGCGAAGTACATAGCAGCGATGAATTGCGTTATCTGGTGCATCAGCAAAAGGAAAGCGGCATGATTGAAGCAGCTGATTACGATCTGATAAAAAATGCATTTAACTTTTCTGAACGTCTTGTTAAGCAGGTAATGATTCCGCGCCCGCAAGTGATTGGAATTGATATCAATGATTTTAATGAAACCAAACTTGAAAAAATCATTGAAGAAGGTTATTCAAGAATTCCGGTTTATGAAGATACCCTGGACCAGATTGTGGGTGTATTACATTTAAAGGACTTGCTTCTTCAGATGCGAAAAGGAAATGAAATTGTGTTGCAGGAATTAATCAGGCCTATTTCAACCGTTCACGAGTCTAAACCTATCGGTGCCTTATTGAGGGATTTTCAGGTAAACCGTCAGCAAATGGCCGTGATTATTGATGAATATGGCGGTGTTGATGGAATTATTACAATGGAAGATATTCTGGAAGAACTGGTTGGCGAAATTCAGGATGAATATGATAACGAAGTGCCGATTGTAAAAGATGAACATGATAACACTTACACCGTACTCGGATCAGCTTCCATTACAGATGTTAACGACAAATTACCTCACGATATTTCCACAGAAGGAGACTATGAAACTCTGGCTGGTTATCTGATCTGGAAATTTGGCCGGATTCCCGCAGTTGGTGAAAAACTTAAAACGAAACATTATGAATTCATTGTTTTGAAAAAGCAGCGCAGTACAATTACGCAGGTGAAAATTATTTCATTAGATAATAAGGAAGTCGTTTAA